DNA sequence from the Bacillus pumilus genome:
GAGACGAAACGACCGTTTTATGGGGTGAAGAATACATTTATGACACGATTGGCGACATCAAATTTGCTATTTCAGCCCGCTCGTTTTATCAAGTGAACCCAGCTCAAACAAAAGTGCTTTACGACAAAGCGCTTGAATATGCCGAGCTGCAAGGAGAAGAAATTGTTATTGATGCGTATTGCGGAATCGGGACGATCTCTTTATTTCTCGCACAAAAAGCAGGCAGAGTATATGGCGTAGAAATTGTGCCAGAAGCAATTGAAGACGCAAAACGCAACGCTGCCTTAAACGAGATCAACAACGTCGAATTCGCAGTCGGCGAAGCAGAAACCGTCATCCCAAACTGGTACAAAGAAGGCATCAAAGCAGATACCCTCGTCGTCGATCCACCAAGAAAAGGCTGTGACGAAGCACTGCTTGATACGATTTTAAAGATGAAACCAAAACGCGTTGTTTATGTGTCCTGTAATCCAGGGACGCTAGCTCGTGATTTGCGTATTCTTGAAGATGGTGGGTATGTGACGGAGGAAGTGCAGCCTGTGGATATGTTCCCGCATACGGCGCATGTGGAGTGTGTGGCAAGTCTTGTAATCAATCATTAATTGAGATATCCCGATCTCGTGAAAAATATCGATATCGGGATATTCTTATTTTTGCTTCCCCTCCGTTAGAATGAAAAATTCGCTTGAAATGCTATTAAAATAAAACTCTATAGACATATGAATATAGATAGAAAAAGCTATGAAATGAATAAAACCCCTTCTCCATTATTGGATAGGGGGTTCTTCTTCTATATTTTGATTCTTTTGATCAAGCGCAGAGGATATGATATCAAGTCCGATGTATAAAAAGCTAACAAAGAAAGATAAAATCAATACCCCATTTCCCCATATAGAAACTTCAATTATCTTCAAATTTAGTACATATTTAATCGTGAAGTAAATAAGAGCCCACGAAGCAAAAAATTCTAAAATATAAGTTATCCATTTTGGGACCTTCAACAAAAAAATGATTCCTTTTCCTATAAATAAAACTATAAATGACCAAAAAATCACGATGATGCTGACTAACAATGAAAAGGTAATCAAAGAGAAGAAAGAATCATAAGTGATGTATTCACCGAAAAGAAAATTCACTCCCAATGATACTAGATAAAGCATGACAGTTGGAAGGGCAATAACTAAACTTAGGGAAAAAAATATAAGCAAAATAAGAAGAACGGCAGCAATAGCGCCAGGGGCTTCATCTACAACGTTTTTCTTTCTTAAAAAAGTATAGAGTATGATAGACACTAAAAGGAGTATTAAAAAAGTCAATGAAATCACGTAAGAAAAAGACATGAAGACCCTCCATAAAAAAGCGCTATTAGAAAACTAATAGCACTTATTGATTATTTAAAGAAGATTAATAATGAATTTTGCCAAAGTTTTAGCAATATCTCTAGGCGCACCCATTTTAATAAAAGCTTTTATGAATTGTTTTTCCGTTTTCTGATCCAAGCAGCAGCTTTTAAGAAAATCACTTTTATCTATGCGATACACAAAAATTGTAACAAAAACCATACTAAGAATGAATTGTATCTTAGTACTGTATTTTATCAGTTTAACAATTTTTTCTGTGTTATTCGCTGCCGGTTGGTCACTTGATAAAATTATTACTTCTAACACTTATCATGTAACAGAAAAGGCAATTACAATTTAAAAAGCCCCTGCATAGGGCTTTTTTATTTGAATATCTTTTCATTAGTTTGCCGGATGCTGTACCTGCTGCCCGTCGCGTGACACGTTTCCCAGAAGTAGCTTTTGAACGGCGTTTACGTCTCCTCAAATTTTTGATATTTTATAAAGTGCTGATAGTATTTTGTTCATTTTATACTCCTTTTGCGTTGAATCCTTACAAAAGTATATAATGATAAAAATTGCTGAAAGACTTTATAGAAGGACATGCCCTTTAGGCGCTATGTCATGAGAGGAATTGGATGAAAGATGAGTAAAAATTTCTGGCGTGATTTACCGCGGCCATTTTTTATATTAGCACCAATGGAAGAAGTGACAGATGTTGTGTTTCGTCATGTTGTGAGTGAGGCGGCGAGACCGGATGTGTTTTTTACAGAGTTTACGAACAGTGAGAGCTACTGCCACCCTGATGGCATTCAAAGTGTGAAAGGCCGCTTAACGTTTACAGAGGATGAGCAGCCGATTGTTGCTCATATTTGGGGAGACAAGCCTGAGAACTTTAGACAGATGAGTATTGGAATGGCGGAATTGGGATTTCAGGGGCTTGATATTAATATGGGCTGTCCTGTCCCAAATGTCACACAAAATGGGAAGGGCAGTGGCTTGATTCTTCGTCCAGACGTTGCCGCAGAGCTGATTCAAGCGGCAAAAGCTGGGGGATTACCTGTCAGCGTGAAAACAAGACTTGGTTTTACTGAGGTCGATGAATGGCGCGGATGGCTTAGACACATTTTGGAGCAAGATATTGTGAATTTATCGATCCATCTTCGCACAAGAAAGGAAATGAGCCAGGTGGATGCGCATTGGGAACTCATTCCTGAGATTAAAAAACTTCGTGATGAAGTAGCACCTGATACTCTTTTAACAATCAATGGTGATATTCCAGATCGTCAAACAGGCTTAAAGCTCGCTGAACAGTATGGAGTAGACGGCGTGATGATTGGGCGCGGGATTTTCCATAACCCATTTGCTTTTGAAAAAGAGCCGAAGGATCATACAAGTGATGAACTGCTTGGTCTTTTAAGATTACATCTTGACCTTCATGATCAATACTCATCACTAGGTTTGCGTCCATTCAAGGCACTGCACCGTTTCTTTAAGATTTATGTAAAAGGATTCAGAGGAGCGAGTTTCTTAAGAAATCAATTAATGAACACATCATCAACAGATGAAGTGCGTGCCATGCTGGATGAATTTGAAGCGAGAAATCAAGAACAATCATGACCAACAAGAGGAGGGGGCGAACCCTTCTCTTTTTTTATTAAATAGGACTATTAAACTAGTTCTCTTAAATGGTAAAATGAGATAGAAATAACAATTGGAGGTATTTTATTTGAAACCATTTTGGAATAAAGACAGAGAAAGTGAAGAAACATTTAAGAAAATCAATGAGAAAGGCATCGCAAAAGCGGAAAAGAAGCTAGGCGTCATCCTGCCTGATACATATAAGAAACTGATTCTCGAACAAAATGGCGGGTATACACTGCATAACGCTTTTCCAACGGATCAGCCGAATGGATGGGCAGAGGATCATGTGTCATTTGATCATTTAAGAGGAATTGCCAAAGATGAAGGCATTATGGATAGTGATTATTTAATAGAAGAATGGGAATTGCCTGAGGGACTTGTGCTCATTTGTGGAGATGGTCATACGTGGATTGCATTGGATTACAGAGAAACAAAGGAACATCCGCCGGTTCATTACTTTGATCTAGAAGATGAGACGGATTTCAAATTAGCGGATTCGTTTGATGAATTGCTTGCGGGGCATTATACTGCAGAGGATAGTGAAGAAGATGGGATGTCAGATGAAGAGTGGCAGGCTGAATATGAAAAGCAGAATAAACCATTATCAAAAGAAGAAGTGAAAGATATCTTTTTAACCAAAGACCCTGAGCAGCTTTCAAAAATCGCGAATTTCCAAGTAGAACAAATTGATGATATCAAGTGGATTTTTTCTGAAGTAGAAACATATATGGACACCCTTCAGAACGAAGAAATGTTAACGACTGCTGGCTGGGCAATCAATACGATCTTTATAATGAATGATGAAATGATTAAGCAGCATGCTGATGTTGTCGAGCATGCACGTCGTTTTGCGAAACAATTGAGTCAATCAGAAATAGATGAGATGCATAACATTGCCATTAATATATCAATCGCATTTGAATTTGATTTAGAGGAATAAGTATTTATCATTTTTAAAATAGACCCCCTCACCAAAAAGGGGGTCACCATTTCCTTACTCCGCACTCTCCTCAACCTCACGGCTATCCTCTGTTTCACCTATATAAATAGGGCCGTTTGCGTGGTCGAGTCGGATTGGCCATTCGTATGGAACTTGCAGGCGTCTAGCAATGGCTCTCCAGAATTTTGTTGAATCCAATTCGAATTCTTGGAAGTCTTTTAATAAGTCTTTGTAAGACGAGCCATCAAATTGAATGAACATATCTTGAAGGCGCATGAACGCGACATGTCTCACTTCTAATGCTGCCGCAGCTTCCATTTCTTCTTCTGTTGCTTCTCCAATGATTGTTCCTGCGGGCGGAAGCATGTCGTATACGTTAAATTCCTCTTCTTCTTCATGTGCTGCATTGTGCTGTTGATCTGACATTTCTCTTCACTCCTTCTAGTTTTCATCAAAATTTGATTCGTGCTTACCTCTATTATCGGAAGGAAATGCGAAATGTGGAATGAAAAAAGAAGTAGATTCACAACACTTGCTTTTTCTTCTTGAATCTTTTATGATCAATTACAGATATAAAAGGTCTGTAATAGATAGAAAGGGATGTTCCTATGAAATATTCTAAAGCGACCAACTATGCACTGCATACGATGGTGTTTTTAACTCTTGCACCAAAGGGGAAAGCAATAGGCGTTGAGCCTCTCGCCAAGATGCAAGACCTTTCATCCACTTATTTATCCAAAATCTTAACAAAGCTTGTGAAGGCAGGATTGATTGAATCAACACCTGGCGCAAAAGGTGGCTACGCCATTATGAAACAGAAGGAAGACATTTCGTTTTTAGATGTGATTCAGGCTGTAGAAGGACAAACCAATTTATTTCGTTGTTCCTTAGAACATGATTCTTTCATGCCTCATGATGGCTGTTTGATTGA
Encoded proteins:
- a CDS encoding tRNA dihydrouridine synthase produces the protein MSKNFWRDLPRPFFILAPMEEVTDVVFRHVVSEAARPDVFFTEFTNSESYCHPDGIQSVKGRLTFTEDEQPIVAHIWGDKPENFRQMSIGMAELGFQGLDINMGCPVPNVTQNGKGSGLILRPDVAAELIQAAKAGGLPVSVKTRLGFTEVDEWRGWLRHILEQDIVNLSIHLRTRKEMSQVDAHWELIPEIKKLRDEVAPDTLLTINGDIPDRQTGLKLAEQYGVDGVMIGRGIFHNPFAFEKEPKDHTSDELLGLLRLHLDLHDQYSSLGLRPFKALHRFFKIYVKGFRGASFLRNQLMNTSSTDEVRAMLDEFEARNQEQS
- a CDS encoding SMI1/KNR4 family protein; the protein is MKPFWNKDRESEETFKKINEKGIAKAEKKLGVILPDTYKKLILEQNGGYTLHNAFPTDQPNGWAEDHVSFDHLRGIAKDEGIMDSDYLIEEWELPEGLVLICGDGHTWIALDYRETKEHPPVHYFDLEDETDFKLADSFDELLAGHYTAEDSEEDGMSDEEWQAEYEKQNKPLSKEEVKDIFLTKDPEQLSKIANFQVEQIDDIKWIFSEVETYMDTLQNEEMLTTAGWAINTIFIMNDEMIKQHADVVEHARRFAKQLSQSEIDEMHNIAINISIAFEFDLEE
- a CDS encoding Rrf2 family transcriptional regulator, translated to MKYSKATNYALHTMVFLTLAPKGKAIGVEPLAKMQDLSSTYLSKILTKLVKAGLIESTPGAKGGYAIMKQKEDISFLDVIQAVEGQTNLFRCSLEHDSFMPHDGCLIEQVMQDVETKMQETLSQKRLVDIASQIEQTEKNPFFNM